A window of Sagittula sp. P11 genomic DNA:
TCGTCCGTGCAGGCGCCGCTCTGGAAGGGGAAGAGGCCGCGCGTATGACGGTGGTGAAGGGGCGGCTGGCCGAGCTGGGCACCGCCTTTACCCAGAACGTGCTGGCGGACGAACGCGACTGGTACATGGAGCTTGCCGAGAAGGACCTCGAAGGGCTGCCGGCCTTCGTCGTGAACGCGCTGCGCGGGGCGGGCGAGGAACGCGGCAAAGGGCCCTGCGTGACGCTGTCGCGGTCCGTCATCACGCCGTTCCTGCAGTTCAGCCCGCGCCGCGACCTGCGTGAAAAAGCCTTCCGTGCCTGGGCGGCGCGCGGCGCCAACGGCGGCAAGACCGACAACCGCGGCATCGCCGCCGAAACCCTGAAGCTGCGCGAGGAACGCGCGGCGCTGCTGGGGCACTCGGACTTCTCCTCCTTCAAGCTGGAAACGGAGATGGCGGGCACCGCCGACAACGTGCGCGAGCTGCTGATGCAGGTCTGGACCCCGGCCCGCGCCGCCGCCCTGAAGGATCAGGAGGTGCTGGAAGGCATGCTGCACGCGGACGGCATCGACGGCCCGCTCGAGCCATGGGACTGGCGCTACTACGCCGAAAAGCGGCGCAAGGCGGAGCACGATCTGGATGAGGGCGAGATCAAGCCGTACTTCCAGCTCGACCGGATGATCGATGCGGCGTTCGCCTGTTCGGAGCGGCTGTTCGGCCTGACGTTCGAGCCGCTCGACGTGCCGCTGTACCACCCGGACTGCCGGGCATGGACGGTGCAGCGCGAGGGTGAGACGATTGCCGTCTTCATCGGTGACTACTTCGCGCGCGGCTCGAAGCGGTCGGGCGCATGGTGTTCCGCCTTCCGGGCGCAGCGCAAGTTCCCCGACGTGCAGATCCCGGTGGTGGTCAACGTGTGCAACTTTGCCAAGGGATCGCCCGCGCTCCTGTCCTATGACGACGCGCGCACCCTGTTCCACGAATTCGGCCACGCGCTGCACCAGATGCTGTCCGACGTGACCTACGAGATGGTCTCGGGCACCAGCGTGGCGCGCGATTTCGTCGAACTGCCCTCGCAGCTATACGAACACTGGCTGGAAGTGCCCGAAGTGCTGGCGGAATATGCCACCCACGCCGACACCGGGGAGCCGATGCCGAAGGACCTGCTGGACAAGGTGCTGGCGGCGGCGACCTACGACATGGGGTTCCAGACCGTCGAATACGTGGCCTCCGCGCTGGTCGACCTAGAATTCCACGCCGGTCCCGCGCCTGCCGATCCGATGCAGAAGCAGGCGCAGGTGCTGGAGGAAATCGGGATGCCTCGCGCGATCCTCATGCGCCACGCGACCCCGCATTTCGCCCATGTCTTCGCGGGCGACGGCTATTCCTCCGGCTACTACAGCTACATGTGGTCCGAAGTGATGGATGCCGACGCCTTCGCCGCCTTCGAGGAGGCGGGCGATGCCTTCGATCCGGCGATGGCGGGCCGTCTGGAAGAGTTCATCCTCTCCAAGGGCGGGTCGGTGGAGGCCGAAGACCTCTACACCGGGTTCCGGGGGCGGATGCCCGGCGTCGATGCGCTGCTGAAAGGCCGCGGGCTGGCGGCCTGAAGCGGATGGCGCGCGCCGGGGCTTTGGCTCAGAACGGCGCGCGCTCCAGTTCGAACCCTTCCTCCGCCAGGAGGTTCAGCACCCCTTCCTCGCCGGACAGGTGGGCGGCACCGAAGGCGGCGATCACCGTCCCATCGGTGCTGTCCAGCGTGTCGAGGATCACGGGAATCCATGCGCGGTTGCGGGCGTTTATCATCGCACCGTTCACGGTGTCGAAAACCGTGTCGGCCTCGGCTTCTCCCAGCGGGGTCAGGCGGGGCGACAGGACTTCCAGCACCACCTGGCTTTCGGCGTGGGCTTCTTCGAAGTACGTACTGATGATGGTCTCGAAGAGATCCTCGTTCACGTCCGCCGGCGCAAGTGCGGAGCGGATCATGGACAGCTGCGCCTCCATCGGGACGGCGGCGAACAGCGCGAGGCCCGTGTCCCAGGGTTCCAGCGACCGGGTCGGCACGCCCTTTTCCTCGGCGAGGGCTTCGAGCCGGACGTCGAGGCCGTCGTCCTGCTCCAGCAGGTCCTTCATGCAGGCGGGCACCGACAACAGCATCGAGACATACCACGGCTGCATCCGGGCGCCGACGAAGGCGGGCATCCCGCGCGCGGCCATCGCGCCCGAGAGTTGCTGCCACTCGTCCTCCGACAGAAGGTCGGGCAGGCTGCCGTCCGACAGCATGAACATGGCCGGATCGCTGGCGATGCTCGCTTCCATGGCTTCCCGGTCGGTGCCCGACATCTCGAGCAGCAGGGTGGCGGCGTCGTCCAGCAGCGGCGCGATCCGCTCGACCGGCGCGTCGAGGCGCGGGTCGGACAGGTGGATCGTGCCGACGAGGTGGATGGTCTCGGTGCCGCGCCGCGCGATCCAGTGATTGCCGGTCGGGTAGGGCATCGCGGCCACGCGGGCGTCGACCTCAGCCCTTTCCTCGGGCAGCAGGGCGGGACGGAGGTCATCACCGGTGCAACGGGCATGCGCAAGCACGGGAAGCGCGGTGAACGCCAGTCCCATGGCGAGGGACAGTGCGGTTTTAACAAGGGACATACAGGCTCCTTCGGTTGTCCCGCACTTTCTGCGCATGGGCGGCGCTGGACAAGGGGCAATGCCCGGGAAACACTGTGATCATGGAACGGGAAAGCGAGCTTTATGCACCGGTGAAGGCGTTGCTGGAAAAGCAGGGCTACACGGTAAAGGGGGAGGTCGGCGCGGCCGACTTGATGGCGGTGCGCGGCGACGATCCGCCGGTGATCGTGGAACTGAAGCTGCGCATCACCCTGTCGCTGTTCCACCAGGCTTGCGCACGCCTGAAGCTGACCGACCATGTCTATGTCGCCGTCCCCAAACCCTCGGGCAAGACGGCGCGGCGGGCGCTGAAGGACAACCGCGACCTCTGCCGGCGGCTGGGGCTGGGTTTCATCGTGGTGCTGCCGGACGCGCGGGTGGAGGTGCTCTGCGATCCCGGGCCTTACGCGCCGCGCAAGAGTCGCAAGAAATCCGACCGCCTGCTGCGGGAATTCGAGGCCCTGCGCGGCGATCCGAACGAGGGTGGCGCGACGCGGCACGGCATTGTTACCGCCTACCGGCAGGACGCGCTGGCCTGCGCGGCCTTTCTGGCGGAGGCCGGCCCGAGCCGAGGGCGGGATGTGGTGGCAGCGACCGGCGTGGCGCGGGCCACCGGGCTGATGCGCGACAATCACTACGGCTGGTTCGACAAGGTTGCGACGGGGGTCTACGCCCTGTCGGAGGCCGGTCGCGACGGGCTGGTGCACTGGGCCTATTCGTGGGAGCCGGGCGGCGCGTAGCCCCGCCCTACAAACCGTTCTGCGGCGTTGCGGCGGCTTCGTCCGCTCGTGCCCGCGCGGCGGCGGCCCGGCCCTCTCGCGCGGCAATACGCTCGCGGTGCAGGGTATAGAGGCCGGACGCCACGATGATCGCGCAGCCCACCAGCGTCCAGAGATCCGGCAGATCGGCAAAGACGATAAAGCCGTAGAAGGTGCTCCAGATGATCAGCGAGTAATGGATCGGGGCCAGCGCCACCGCCTGTGCGATGTCGAGCGCGCGGATCACCAGCACCTCGCCCACGCCCGCCGTCGCCGCGAGGCCGAAGATCACGAGCCAGAGCTGCAGCGTGTCGGGCGTCTTCCAGACGAACGGCAGGGCGAGCGCCACAAGGACCGTCGACGTGATCGAGGTGAAGGCCACGGTCGTCATCACGTTGTCGGCGCCCGACAGCGTCCGCGACAGGACCTGCCGTGTGGCAAAGAAACAGGCGGCGAGCACGATGAACCCGATGGCGGGGTGGAACACGCCCAGTCCGGGCCGGATCACGATCAGCATCCCGACAAAGCCCACCGCCACGGCGGCCCAGCGGCGTGCGCCGACGGGTTCGCGCAGGAACAGCGCCCCCATCAGCGTCACGAGGAAGGGCGCGATGAAGGTCACGGCGACAGCGTCGGCCAGCGGCACGTAGGTCACCGCCAGCACGAAGCACAACGCCGAAGACGCTGCGCAAATGCCGCGCAGGATCTGGATCGCGGGCAGTTGCGACCGCAGCAGATGTGTGCCCTTCACGGCCAACATCACGATCACGCCCATGAACAGGCCGATCTGGCGGAAGAACACGATCTGCGCGGCCGACAGGGAATCCGTCAGGAACTTTGCCTGCACGTCGCAGGCGGCGAAGGCGAAGAACCCCAGCGCCATCAGGAGGATGCCACGCATGTTCTGGCTTTCGGGGCCGCGGTTCGGGTTGGGCTTGACCGACAGAAGCGGCGTGGCCTGAGGAGAGGGCATGGCAGACTCGAATGGTTGACCGCCAGACCCTAGACGCCGCGTCGCAGAATGGAAATGGCAGGTGGCGGGCATCTGCCTTGCATATCTGCAAGGACGCTGTCTCTGCCGCGCATTTGCCATTATTCGCCCACAGGTCCCGGCGCCGCGACGGGGCCGGAGACGGCAACCGTGTCACCTGCACGCATTGCCATGCCCCGGTCTGCTGTCCAGACTGGGACGCGGCGGCAGCGATAAGGAGCGGTCACATGAGACGACTTTGGCGGGAAGCGCCGTACCTGACGGCAGGGCTGGCCCTGGCGCTGCTGGTCGCGCTCATCTTCGCCGCGCGTCTCGCCATGGGGATGGCCTACTGGTCCGATCCCGGGCACCGGGATCAGCCCATCGCGCCGTGGATGACGCCGCGCTTTGTTGCCATGTCGTGGGATGTGCCGAAGGAGGTGGTGATGGAGACGCTGGACCTCTCGCCGGACAGTTCCGGGCCGCGGCGCCTGTCCGACCTGTCCGAAGCGCGTGGCGTGCCGGTCGAGGAACTCATTGCCCAGCTTGAAGCCGCGATTGCCGCCTATCGCGCGGGTGCGCCGAATGACTGAGACGGTCTTCGAACTCGTCTCGACCTACGGGGTGTGGGTGGTGGCCATGTCGGCTTTCGTATCCTGCCTTGCCGTCCCGGTGCCGACCGCGCTGGTCATGCTGGCGGCGGGGGCCTTCGCGGCCTCCGAAGACCTGTCTTTGTGGCAGGTCTGGCTGGCTGGGTGGCTTGCCGCGCTGGCGGGCGACAACACCGGCTACCAGCTGGGCCGCTGGGGCGGGGCGCCGTTCCTGAGCTGGCTGGGTAGCCGGACAGGGCGCGCGGCACTGATCGCGCGCGGAGAGGCGCTGGTCCGCGACCGCGGCGGGCTAGGGGTGTTCTTCTCCACCTGGCTGGTGGCGCCGCTCGGGCCGTGGGTCAACGTGGTGTCGGGCGCCATGGGGCTGCCCCGCTGGCGCTTTGCGATCTGGGACACGGCGGGAGAGACCATCTGGGTCAGCGGCTATGTCCTGCTGGGGTATGCCTTCGGCGCGCAGGTCGACACCGTCGCCCGTCTGGTCAGCGACTGGGCCGGGCTGGTGTCGGCGCTGGCTGTGGCGCTGGGGTTCGGCGTGGCGCTCGTCCTGCGCCTGCGTCACCGGCACTCCGGTCAGAGCGACAACTGATCGAAAGTATCCTTGAGCAGCATGGCGGACGCTTCGAGCGCGGCGTTCTCCTGACGCGAGATGTCCGGCATCAGTTCGGCAGTCACGCCTTCACGCCCCACCACACGGGGGAGGGAGCAGGCGACGCGGCGCACGCCCGCCACGTCCGACAGGGTGGAGACGGTCAGTACCGCCTGTTCGTCCGATCCGATGGCAGAGACCAGACGGGCCAGCCCGGCGCCGATGCCGTACCACGTCGCGCCCTTGCCCTCGATGATCGTGTAGGCTGCGTTGCGGACGCCCTTGTCGATGCGCTCCCGCACCTCGGCGGTCAGCGGCGCACGGATCTGCGCCGCGAAACTTTCGATCGAGACGGACCCGGCACGGGCAGCGGTCCACGCAAGCACCTCCGTATCGCCGTGTTCGCCCAGCACATAGGCATGGACGGAGCGGGGAGCGATGTTCAGGTGCCGGCCCAGCAGCCAGCGGAAACGGGCCGTGTCGAGGATCGTGCCCGACCCGATCACACGGCCCGCCGGCAAGCCGCTGAGGGTCTGCGTGACATGGGTCATGATGTCGACGGGGTTGGAGGCGATCAGCAGGATCGCGTCGGGGGCGGCGCGGGTCACCTCCGCCACCACGGAGCGGAAGACTTCCGCGTTGCGGGACAGGAGTTCCAGACGGCTTTCCCCGGGCTTCTGCGACACGCCGCAGGCAAGGATCACCACGTCGGCGCCGGTCAGGTCGTCGTAGTCGCCCGCTGCAACCCGTGCCGAACCCGAAAAGGGCACCGCGTGGGCGATGTCCTCTGCCTCCGCCTGTGCGCGTGCCTTGTTGAGGTCCACGAGAACGATTTCAGAGGCGGCGCCCCG
This region includes:
- a CDS encoding M3 family metallopeptidase, which encodes MTNPLLKTWDTPYGLPPFAEISDADFGPAFDAAMAEDLVEVEKVATNPEPPTFENTIEGLMRTGSALDRVAGVFYNLAGADSNDAREALMRDYAPRLSAHSSAIFSNKPLFERIQAVWEARDTLELTPEQARVLMLTHRNFVRAGAALEGEEAARMTVVKGRLAELGTAFTQNVLADERDWYMELAEKDLEGLPAFVVNALRGAGEERGKGPCVTLSRSVITPFLQFSPRRDLREKAFRAWAARGANGGKTDNRGIAAETLKLREERAALLGHSDFSSFKLETEMAGTADNVRELLMQVWTPARAAALKDQEVLEGMLHADGIDGPLEPWDWRYYAEKRRKAEHDLDEGEIKPYFQLDRMIDAAFACSERLFGLTFEPLDVPLYHPDCRAWTVQREGETIAVFIGDYFARGSKRSGAWCSAFRAQRKFPDVQIPVVVNVCNFAKGSPALLSYDDARTLFHEFGHALHQMLSDVTYEMVSGTSVARDFVELPSQLYEHWLEVPEVLAEYATHADTGEPMPKDLLDKVLAAATYDMGFQTVEYVASALVDLEFHAGPAPADPMQKQAQVLEEIGMPRAILMRHATPHFAHVFAGDGYSSGYYSYMWSEVMDADAFAAFEEAGDAFDPAMAGRLEEFILSKGGSVEAEDLYTGFRGRMPGVDALLKGRGLAA
- a CDS encoding TraB/GumN family protein; translated protein: MSLVKTALSLAMGLAFTALPVLAHARCTGDDLRPALLPEERAEVDARVAAMPYPTGNHWIARRGTETIHLVGTIHLSDPRLDAPVERIAPLLDDAATLLLEMSGTDREAMEASIASDPAMFMLSDGSLPDLLSEDEWQQLSGAMAARGMPAFVGARMQPWYVSMLLSVPACMKDLLEQDDGLDVRLEALAEEKGVPTRSLEPWDTGLALFAAVPMEAQLSMIRSALAPADVNEDLFETIISTYFEEAHAESQVVLEVLSPRLTPLGEAEADTVFDTVNGAMINARNRAWIPVILDTLDSTDGTVIAAFGAAHLSGEEGVLNLLAEEGFELERAPF
- a CDS encoding DUF2161 domain-containing phosphodiesterase, with amino-acid sequence MERESELYAPVKALLEKQGYTVKGEVGAADLMAVRGDDPPVIVELKLRITLSLFHQACARLKLTDHVYVAVPKPSGKTARRALKDNRDLCRRLGLGFIVVLPDARVEVLCDPGPYAPRKSRKKSDRLLREFEALRGDPNEGGATRHGIVTAYRQDALACAAFLAEAGPSRGRDVVAATGVARATGLMRDNHYGWFDKVATGVYALSEAGRDGLVHWAYSWEPGGA
- a CDS encoding DMT family transporter; its protein translation is MPSPQATPLLSVKPNPNRGPESQNMRGILLMALGFFAFAACDVQAKFLTDSLSAAQIVFFRQIGLFMGVIVMLAVKGTHLLRSQLPAIQILRGICAASSALCFVLAVTYVPLADAVAVTFIAPFLVTLMGALFLREPVGARRWAAVAVGFVGMLIVIRPGLGVFHPAIGFIVLAACFFATRQVLSRTLSGADNVMTTVAFTSITSTVLVALALPFVWKTPDTLQLWLVIFGLAATAGVGEVLVIRALDIAQAVALAPIHYSLIIWSTFYGFIVFADLPDLWTLVGCAIIVASGLYTLHRERIAAREGRAAAARARADEAAATPQNGL
- a CDS encoding DedA family protein encodes the protein MTETVFELVSTYGVWVVAMSAFVSCLAVPVPTALVMLAAGAFAASEDLSLWQVWLAGWLAALAGDNTGYQLGRWGGAPFLSWLGSRTGRAALIARGEALVRDRGGLGVFFSTWLVAPLGPWVNVVSGAMGLPRWRFAIWDTAGETIWVSGYVLLGYAFGAQVDTVARLVSDWAGLVSALAVALGFGVALVLRLRHRHSGQSDN
- a CDS encoding L-lactate dehydrogenase; the protein is MKLGIVGAGMVGSAAAFACVMRGAASEIVLVDLNKARAQAEAEDIAHAVPFSGSARVAAGDYDDLTGADVVILACGVSQKPGESRLELLSRNAEVFRSVVAEVTRAAPDAILLIASNPVDIMTHVTQTLSGLPAGRVIGSGTILDTARFRWLLGRHLNIAPRSVHAYVLGEHGDTEVLAWTAARAGSVSIESFAAQIRAPLTAEVRERIDKGVRNAAYTIIEGKGATWYGIGAGLARLVSAIGSDEQAVLTVSTLSDVAGVRRVACSLPRVVGREGVTAELMPDISRQENAALEASAMLLKDTFDQLSL